Genomic segment of Oncorhynchus nerka isolate Pitt River linkage group LG10, Oner_Uvic_2.0, whole genome shotgun sequence:
CCTTTATTTCtcatgtgtttttgttctaccttttttatttttagtgctacatagatattgattactgcattgttgggtttcgAACTAGCAAGAAAGggatttcactgtacttgtgcacgtgccATTAACTTGAATCCCAGCTACAGAGaggtagttggctagctagtagcACAATGGATTAGTGTTTAGAATAGTCACTATAGATTACTCTCTTCGGTGTTGGCGAGCTAGCCTGTGTGCGCCTTGAGGGTCCTGGACTCTAATTTCAGGTGTGAGAAAAAGAGGGACTGTGACCAGGTGTCCCTCACCATATATCTGAAATAATAATACGCATCCGTGTCAGTGAAATAGTGTCACTGTTTTCTAAAATAAGAGGCTACACAAGGCTAGACATTTCCAACAAGGAAATTTCAACAAGGGTATGACATTATCTAAGACAGGCCTATAGCTAGTTTTCTAAGTTTCTGGGGTTCTGTCTGCACAAGATTTTAATGTCTGTTTGACCTGACAATGCTGTATTAGAGATTGATATAAAGCTTGTCTTCATGGGAatacttaaatatatatatatttttaactaggcaaattcttatttacaatgacagccaaccCCCCAAACGACACGCCGCCCTAtagaactcccaatcacggccagttgtgacatAACCTGGGAACGAAccagggtatgtagtgatgcctctagcgctgcaatgcagtgccttagaccgttgcgccactcaggaggccaggAATACTTTTCCAATAGCTTCCTTATTGCCTTCTAAAAGTGACTTACAAAAATCATATTTTGAGAAGAGATCACAGTTTGCTAACATCTCTGGCCTTATCGTCTCATATAGCCAGTCTATGTTCCCTTTGTGTGCCATAGCCGAACTGTTCAGAGTTCCTCTTAGGAGCATTGCTTGATGCCACATTCAGGGAAAGCGAACCCATGTGGCCTGTTTTTACAGGCATCCAAATGGATATTGGATAGCATGCAATGTCAATAAGTGTTCTTCTCTGTGAGAAATCTAACAGTAGCCCATACACTGTGTGAGGAGATGCTGGGATTGCCCCAGAGTTTCTTGAGTTACAGAAAGAAAGGTGTCGTCCTACACCGGTGTTCAACGTCCTACACCGGTGTTCAACGTCCTACACCGGTGTTTAACGTCCTACACCGGTGTTTAACGTGTGAGGAGAACAGTATTTCTGATGTAGACGTAGGAGAGATTGATGAGACATTGCAAGAGGGAAGAAATCGTTAGACTTGGGAACATTTCAGTAGACAACATGTTGCGTATTATTGGGATGTCCCTCCCTTTACAAAGCCTGACGGAGGATAATTTCCAGTCATTTTACTATTTAGAGTTTGTTTTAGTCGCAAATGAATGTGTAAGGCGATCGTTGCGACAAAGGCCTCCCTTTTTATTAAATATTTATGCTGGCAGTAGCCTCAGGAATGAATACTCCCTTCATGGGGACCGCTAAGGGCTCAATTCCTCTGACTTTCCACACCCAGCCAGCTTAACCCTCAGCTTGGACGACGCCTATAAAAGTCCCAggagtaaaaaaaaacatgttgactctagTTGAATCGTGTCATTGATTGAGATGGAAGGTGCTAGAACAAACATCCCCCTCATTAGAAGCCCAACTGAACATCTTGTACACTTGACCTGCATATAAATTAAGCTGGTATTTACTGTACATGCTGTACACTGCACATTTATACAGTGAGAAATGTATACTGAAACTTGGAGGGCAAAGAAACTAACGGTAGGTTCTCATGCAAAGTGATGGTGCAATGACAACCATTGCAGGTCAGACACAGAATGATAAGATGTGTGTCGTGTAAAATTTGATTAGGCCTATTTCACCTGGCTACATTGTTCCAAATGTTCAATTAAATGcggtgattgttttcaattcccATTTCTCTCATTTCCAGATTCAGTTGAGGTTCAACCACCTCTGAATCCAGGAGTTGTTGGTTTGGATCACTCCTTGCCTTTGGCAACCGTCAGCACTGGTACAACAGACAGCAAGGCAGACACCGTAACCAATGACAAAGCTAGAACATCTATCGATGTTGATACAACAGCAGTCACTAAGGCTGTAACATCAGACCTAAAGGATGCTGCTGCTACACCCAATGAGAGTGCTACGCCTATCAAAGACGCTACCACACCCATCAAGGATGCTACCACACCTTTAGAAGATGCTACTACACCCATCAAGGATGCTACCACACTCATCAAGGATGCACCCATTGATGGCGTTACAGCATATGTCGCACTGGCCACCAAAGGGGAGGTTATAGCTGAATCCCCTGCCATTATTAATAAAACAACTGTTGGCAAGGAAGCAGGACGGACTACTCAAGAACTACTTCCCAATCCCACTGATGCAGATGCTGCTGCCACCTTTACCATGGCTGCAGATCCAGCCATCAGCACCATCACATCCAAGCCCACCCTGGAGAAACCAAGCTCTGCCTCCAACACCAAGCTTGTCGGTCACATGAACCCTACAGAGGATGATCAAGAGGACAATCTAGAGTCCCAGGCAGAGACTGACGTGTACGACAGAGAAAATGACGACGACGTCGATGACGGCGACTATGACCTGGGGCCAGCAGTTAAGGCTCCTCTGAACTTCGACGAGGAGGATGACATCATGGTGGACGCAGACGATGAACCGGTGGTGCTCAGACCAGCAGTGAATGCTGGGAAGATAGACGTGCGTATGATGGACACCAACATCTACACCATCCAGGATGAGGACTCGCACTTCTTCTTCCACTTGGTCATCCTGGCCTTCCTGGTGGCCATCGTATACATCACCTACCACAACAAGAGGAAGGTAAGCAGAGGAAGAATACTTTATTAGTCCATTCAAGACCGTTGTATTCTGCTGTACTGAACCTCATcttcaacaaaaatataaatgcaacatgcaacaatttaagattttactgtgttacagttcatataaggaattcATTAGACCCTgaactatggatttcaca
This window contains:
- the LOC115136187 gene encoding keratinocyte-associated transmembrane protein 2-like produces the protein MAACRETRRNWTIHCAFAVFILLELFPLNCISAPLEPENDSVEVQPPLNPGVVGLDHSLPLATVSTGTTDSKADTVTNDKARTSIDVDTTAVTKAVTSDLKDAAATPNESATPIKDATTPIKDATTPLEDATTPIKDATTLIKDAPIDGVTAYVALATKGEVIAESPAIINKTTVGKEAGRTTQELLPNPTDADAAATFTMAADPAISTITSKPTLEKPSSASNTKLVGHMNPTEDDQEDNLESQAETDVYDRENDDDVDDGDYDLGPAVKAPLNFDEEDDIMVDADDEPVVLRPAVNAGKIDVRMMDTNIYTIQDEDSHFFFHLVILAFLVAIVYITYHNKRKIFLLAQSRRWRDGLCSRNNVEYHRLDQNVNDAMPSLKMTQDYIF